In a genomic window of Synechococcus sp. MU1643:
- a CDS encoding trypsin-like peptidase domain-containing protein, with amino-acid sequence MPNAQHWLAIALAGSALSGCSLVRDQLGLTPKPPMTVPPVVHDQPRSAPLQPGDNVIVKAVDRVGPAVVRIDVVKEISNPFGGIFGRGPSSQRQQGQGSGLITRSSGLIFTNEHVVRGADQVAVTLPDGRSFKGKVLGTDPLTDVAVVKVVADNLPVAALGNSDQLKPGEWAIAIGNPFGLNNTVTAGIISAVGRLNAIGDGQRVPYIQTDAAVNPGNSGGPLINATGQVIGINTAIRTAPGGGLSFAVPINLAKRIAQQIVSTGQASHPFIGVQLMNLTPQLAREINATNSACTVPELNGVLVKDVVKGTPAAAAGIRQCDLILKVENNPVQTPTEVQLAVDRGQVGEPMQLTLQRNGEELTVQVRPQELPRNN; translated from the coding sequence ATGCCCAACGCCCAGCATTGGCTCGCCATCGCCCTGGCCGGGAGCGCACTCTCCGGTTGCAGCCTGGTGAGAGACCAGCTGGGCCTGACGCCAAAGCCACCGATGACAGTGCCGCCGGTGGTGCACGATCAGCCCCGGAGTGCTCCGCTGCAGCCGGGGGACAACGTGATCGTGAAGGCGGTGGATCGTGTCGGGCCTGCTGTGGTGCGCATCGATGTGGTGAAGGAGATCTCAAACCCTTTCGGAGGGATTTTCGGCAGGGGTCCCTCCAGCCAGCGCCAGCAGGGCCAGGGCTCCGGCTTGATCACCCGGTCCAGCGGGCTGATCTTCACCAATGAGCATGTGGTCCGTGGTGCAGATCAGGTGGCAGTGACCCTTCCGGACGGACGCAGTTTCAAGGGCAAGGTTCTCGGCACCGACCCCCTCACCGACGTGGCGGTGGTGAAAGTAGTAGCCGACAACCTGCCGGTGGCGGCCTTGGGCAACTCCGACCAACTCAAGCCGGGGGAATGGGCCATTGCCATCGGCAACCCCTTCGGCCTTAACAACACCGTGACCGCAGGCATCATCAGCGCCGTCGGCCGCCTGAACGCGATCGGTGACGGCCAACGGGTTCCTTACATCCAGACCGATGCAGCGGTGAACCCCGGCAACAGCGGCGGCCCCCTAATCAATGCCACCGGTCAGGTGATTGGCATCAACACCGCAATCCGTACTGCGCCTGGTGGCGGCTTGAGTTTTGCGGTTCCGATCAACCTGGCCAAGCGGATCGCGCAACAGATCGTCAGCACCGGTCAGGCCTCCCATCCCTTTATCGGCGTGCAGCTGATGAACCTCACGCCGCAGCTGGCACGAGAAATCAATGCCACCAACAGCGCCTGCACAGTTCCCGAGCTGAATGGCGTTTTGGTCAAAGATGTGGTCAAGGGCACGCCGGCCGCTGCTGCAGGCATCCGCCAGTGCGATCTGATTCTCAAGGTGGAGAACAACCCCGTTCAAACACCCACCGAAGTGCAACTCGCCGTGGACCGAGGCCAGGTGGGGGAACCGATGCAGCTCACCCTCCAACGCAACGGAGAGGAGCTGACCGTGCAGGTGCGCCCGCAGGAACTGCCCCGCAATAACTGA
- a CDS encoding TIGR04282 family arsenosugar biosynthesis glycosyltransferase yields MVQIVVMARWPSPGRCKRRLSRDLNNELGLSNSNERATRIQRRLTQHTAAVVRGLAGPMEIEPVLAVSGLGPRAADRWGRQLGLRQVRLQGKGQLGTRLRRQLMHGHRHHKPCLVIGTDLPELNSDDVKQGVEHLEHHDLVLGPASDGGYWLLGIGASLILSPQHWPLIGIPWGGPTVLEATLREARRQQLSCVLVPQRNDLDRWSDLKPWLG; encoded by the coding sequence ATGGTGCAGATCGTCGTGATGGCCCGCTGGCCATCACCCGGCCGATGCAAACGGCGCTTGAGCCGAGATCTCAACAATGAGCTGGGCTTGTCCAACAGCAACGAGCGCGCCACAAGGATTCAGCGGCGGCTCACACAGCACACCGCTGCGGTGGTGCGCGGCCTCGCAGGCCCAATGGAGATCGAACCGGTGCTGGCGGTGAGCGGGCTCGGACCCCGTGCGGCCGATCGCTGGGGGCGGCAGCTGGGGCTGAGGCAGGTGCGGCTGCAGGGGAAGGGGCAACTCGGCACCCGATTGCGACGGCAGTTGATGCATGGCCATCGCCATCACAAGCCCTGCCTTGTGATCGGCACGGATCTGCCCGAACTCAATTCCGATGACGTGAAGCAGGGCGTTGAGCATTTGGAACACCATGATCTGGTGTTGGGACCAGCCTCCGATGGGGGGTACTGGCTGCTGGGGATCGGCGCATCCCTGATCCTGAGCCCGCAGCACTGGCCGCTAATCGGCATTCCCTGGGGCGGCCCGACCGTGCTGGAAGCAACGCTGAGGGAGGCGCGCAGGCAACAGCTCTCTTGCGTCCTCGTCCCCCAAAGGAATGATCTGGATCGCTGGAGCGATCTAAAACCATGGCTGGGCTGA
- a CDS encoding TIGR04283 family arsenosugar biosynthesis glycosyltransferase yields the protein MAGLSVVIPTLEEASRLPLLLADLQRWPGELEVIVSDGGSRDQTREVAQLAGATVLDSPKAGRGPQLRWGIDHSSHAWMLLVHADSRLPSIWHQRVRTVLNTPEAHLSAWYFDFNVDAKRRPMLWLLERMVNLRSRWLQRPYGDQGLLIQRQLYERIGGYRPLALMEDLDLVERLSKVASLRSLTCALLTSGERWQKRSMLMQAWRNARLRWLWRQGRSTEQLLRIYRR from the coding sequence ATGGCTGGGCTGAGTGTTGTCATTCCAACCCTGGAGGAAGCCAGCAGGCTGCCGCTGCTGCTGGCGGATCTGCAGCGATGGCCGGGGGAGTTGGAGGTGATCGTCTCTGACGGCGGGAGCAGGGATCAGACCCGAGAAGTGGCGCAGCTGGCCGGTGCCACCGTGCTCGACAGCCCGAAAGCCGGACGTGGGCCACAACTGCGCTGGGGCATTGACCACAGCTCCCATGCCTGGATGCTGCTGGTGCATGCCGACAGCCGACTCCCGAGCATTTGGCATCAAAGGGTGCGAACGGTTCTAAACACGCCGGAGGCTCACCTGAGCGCCTGGTACTTCGACTTCAATGTGGATGCGAAGAGGCGGCCGATGCTGTGGCTGCTGGAGCGGATGGTGAACCTGCGCAGCCGTTGGCTGCAGCGTCCCTACGGCGATCAGGGCCTGTTGATTCAGCGCCAGCTGTATGAGCGCATCGGCGGCTACCGGCCCCTGGCGCTAATGGAAGACCTGGACCTGGTGGAACGACTGAGCAAGGTCGCGTCCCTACGTTCATTGACCTGTGCCCTTCTCACTAGCGGGGAGCGCTGGCAGAAGCGGAGCATGCTGATGCAGGCCTGGCGCAATGCCCGGCTGCGCTGGCTCTGGCGTCAGGGCCGATCAACGGAGCAGCTGTTGCGGATCTACCGGCGTTAA